One genomic window of Amphiura filiformis chromosome 3, Afil_fr2py, whole genome shotgun sequence includes the following:
- the LOC140147650 gene encoding metalloproteinase inhibitor 2-like produces MPTDSHRTMSQNMMLGINVPLMLLLMTSLQTSWACYCPHGPKSSKEHWCNSNIVISGTVLTKKTEQEGHGTIPYPPIMKYAIRIDEVFKGRAERHRTLVFNTLTDSNHCGLTVLKPKRKYLLAAWDYGGGDIWISYCDWHEKRRKIRARDLAALKYGYQCYNTGKK; encoded by the exons ATGCCAACAGACAGCCATCGCACAATGTCCCAAAACATGATGTTAGGTATTAATGTTCCACTAATGTTGCTGCTGATGACATCACTCCAGACTTCATGGGCCTGCTATTGTCCTCATGGGCCAAAGTCCAGCAAGGAACACTGGTGCAACTCCAACATAG TAATCAGTGGTACTGTCCTCACCAAGAAGACTGAACAAGAAGGCCACGGCACTATACCTTACCCACCCATAATGAAGTATGCTATACGCATAGATGAGGTGTTTAAAGGCAGAGCTGAGAGACACAGGACACTGGTATTCAACACACTTACAGATAGCAATCACTGTGGTCTTACTGTCCTCAAACCTAAAAGGAAGTATCTTTTGGCAG CTTGGGATTACGGTGGAGGAGATATATGGATCAGCTATTGTGACTGGCATGAGAAACGAAGGAAGATTAGAGCAAGAGATCTGGCAGctttgaaatatggatatcaatGTTACAATACTGGCAagaaataa
- the LOC140148184 gene encoding uncharacterized protein yields MLLAVNMFLVVVGLCQLSLVWGLCAQEPDWIEAFCHSNKQGSDHIFFLGTVSKKDVPVNERVEETVYTFRVEKKFGGSIEANQQLIVHSSPISGIGKLLQQGTKYLIEAHVEAQHDEYEIDTCDYASFGDGYEPWQLEEMRKPSFYQDWCFF; encoded by the exons ATGTTACTAGCTGTGAATATGTTCCTTGTTGTCGTTGGTTTGTGTCAGTTATCTTTAGTTTGGGGTCTATGTGCTCAAGAACCTGACTGGATTGAAGCATTCTGTCACTCAAATAAACAAGGATCTGACCATATAT TTTTCCTTGGAACTGTCAGCAAAAAGGATGTACCAGTCAATGAGCGTGTGGAGGAGACCGTCTATACCTTTAGAGTGGAAAAGAAATTTGGGGGCAGTATTGAAGCCAACCAGCAACTGATAGTGCACAGCAGCCCTATCTCTGGGATTGGCAAGTTGCTGCAGCAAGGCACCAAATACTTGATTGAAG CTCATGTTGAAGCTCAGCATGATGAATATGAAATAGACACCTGCGATTATGCCAGCTTTGGTGATGGCTATGAACCCTGGCAACTTGAGGAGATGAGAAAACCATCTTTCTACCAAGACTGGTGCTTTTTCTGA